The following coding sequences lie in one Eleginops maclovinus isolate JMC-PN-2008 ecotype Puerto Natales chromosome 21, JC_Emac_rtc_rv5, whole genome shotgun sequence genomic window:
- the dync2i1 gene encoding cytoplasmic dynein 2 intermediate chain 1, producing MSSDKKITKEDTWTPADLRKHIREGGHMDDNVRRRDDNERKHCGGESEERPRRDPGKDSRQEKDKPRERRDREEIDKYADRRKEGSRDRRADKERDRHEETRKRYDDDKERHRDKEDRDRRREDRDKERRREEREHRKEKERRRNEEGGEGKTERREKQGREKREKHRERDKDEDKKNERERRERKHVEVKEEGENKEEQKRRKEEKERRHKERGNHDEKQKHDSRSREHREVKGSVEKVRRHGADREQTERDKKKERKHREEEEPEKNHQRDRTGSRRSEKESDKSHDTKSEAAKDEDLADYEDDFEDYEEDFEEMDESPEEGENEKEPSEVLEENEEVTAQRRKEIEAIQRAMDEENQRVQSREISSTEEEERPRWSRGSEKAQSVDSQRGKFIDFVAAKQREVSKKVASKQKKRSTELLRLIDLDFSTTASLLELPPVNEYDMYIRTFGTENTKQAYVQCNEDNVDRDIQTEETDVCEKWTQHPPEHSGPCGDPNLSREAQDKSEMSFDSQRLTAFLRSASQVMVVLLEEHRADRTSLKKLKSPADTMSFSDGSLLLNTKLPFLYGRSISLLRFSPVQRHTMMSVHRPTETPSAVRLDSCTIICIWNIWEPSTPQRVLIYESEVQCCCFSPGKAVLVFAGTSVGSVLLWDLRENTEDHYSLKIGEGEWTFRQPTFSTDALMSGSGHFSSVTSVEVVPSTSSDIPLLASEEESSGLSFQLASLDEVGVLNFWVVLELPKANEAGSPTDLGLRPGGKVKLLHSSVLLTTERVSPRDAAKTATLQTLNFKFLPTDSNHFFIGTNMGLVNHETSHGLKASPRFYRFQEAGVRPVDVTSIHFSPFRKHLFLVGCGDGSIRLHAVNQEQPVSEWRNSTAGEPVVSLQWNQTRPSVFCVLDGASNLHIWDLLRNDTQPMVTERLDSDSVTAMTVFGDSGQQNTYSGVAVAHKSGKIEMQYFTRTLTVSGTEEEEKLDSLVTEAF from the exons atgaGCAGTGACAAG AAAATAACCAAGGAAGACACATGGACACCAGCTGACCTGAGAAAACACATCAGG gAGGGAGGACACATGGATGACAATGTCAGGAGACGAGATGACAATGAGAGAAAGCACTGTGGAGGGGAATCTGAAGAAAGACCTCGCAGAGACCCAGGGAAGGACTCCAGACAAGAGAAAGACAAGCCGAGGGAGAGGCGAGATAGAGAGGAAATAGACAAATATGCAGATCGACGGAAAGAGGGATCCCGGGATAGAAGAGCTGACAAGGAAAGAGATAGACATGAAGAGACAAGAAAGAGGTACGATGATGATAAGGAAAGACACAGAGATAAGGAGGACAGGGACAGAAGGAGGGAAGACAGAGACAAGGAAAGACGACGAGAAGAACGAGAGCacaggaaagagaaggagagacggAGAAATGAGGAAGGTGGAGAAGGAAAAACAGAACGGAGGGAGAAGCAGGGccgagagaaaagagagaaacatcgagagagagacaaagatgaAGACAAGAAGAACGAACGAGAGAGACGAGAGAGGAAGCATGTGGAAGTGAAGGAGGAAGGAG AGAACAAAGAGGAACAGAAGAGACgtaaagaggagaaagagaggagacacaaagagagaggaaaccAT GATGAAAAGCAAAAGCATGACAGCAGATCCAGGGAACATCGAGAGGTGAAGGGGTCAGTGGAGAAGGTCAGGCGTCATGGTGCTGACAGAGAGCAAACAGAacgggataaaaaaaaagagaggaagcacagagaggaggaagaaccGGAGAAAAATCACCAAAGAGACCGGACTGGCTCCAGGAGGTCTGAGAAAGAGTCGGACAAAAGTCACGACACTAAAAGTGAG GCTGCAAAGGATGAAGATTTGGCTGACTATGAAGACGACTTTGAG GATTATGAAGAGGATTTTGAGGAGATGGATGAGAGCCCAGAAGAAGGAGAGAACGAGAAGGAGCCTTCAGAGGTTTTAGAAGAGAATGAGGAAGTGACGGCACAAAGGAGGAAAGAAATCGAGGCGATCCAGAGAGCCATGGATGAGGAGAACCAGAGGGTTCAGTCCAGAGAGATCAGCAGcaccgaggaggaggagaggcccAGATGGTCCAGAG GATCAGAGAAGGCGCAGAGCGTAGACTCACAGCGCGGCAAGTTTATCGACTTTGTGGCGGCGAAGCAGCGCGAAGTCAGCAAGAAAGTAGCCTCGAAACAGAA GAAGCGCAGCACCGAGCTTCTCCGCCTCATTGATCTGGATTTCTCTACAACTGCGTCCCTGTTGGAACTGCCTCCTGTGAACGAGTACGACATGTACATCAGAACCTTtgggacagaaaacacaaagcag GCTTACGTTCAGTGCAATGAGGACAACGTGGACAGAGACATccagacagaggagacagacgTGTGTGAGAAGTGGACGCAGCATCCTCCAGAGCACAGTGGACCTTGTGGGG ATCCAAACCTCTCCAGAGAAGCTCAGGACAAAAGTGAAATGAGTTTCGACTCTCAGCGTCTCACAGCGTTTCTGCGCTCGGCCTCTCAG GTGAtggtggtgctgctggaggagcatCGAGCTGACAGGACGTCCCTGAAGAAGCTGAAGTCTCCGGCAGACACAATGTCTTTCAGTGACGGGAGTCTACTGCTCAACACCAAGCTGCCTTTTCTCTACG GTCGCAGCATCAGCCTGCTCCGCTTCTCTCCGGTGCAGAGACACACCATGATGTCCGTGCATCGCCCAACAGAAACACCCAGCGCCGTGAGACTGGATAGCTGCACCATCATCTGCATCTGGAACATCTGGGAGCCGTCCACGCCTCAGAGGGTCCTCATCTACGAATCTGAG gtgcAGTGCTGCTGCTTCAGTCCTGGGAAAGCCGTCCTGGTGTTTGCAGGAACCTCCGTGggctctgtgctgctgtgggACCTGAGGGAGAACACTGAGGATCACTACAGCCTGAAGATCGGGGAGGGGGAGTGGACCTTCAGACAGCCCACCTTCTCCACTG ACGCATTGATGTCCGGCTCGGGACATTTCTCCTCCGTGACGTCTGTAGAAGTTGTCCCTTCCACTTCCTCAGACATTCCCCTGCTGGCATCTGAGGAAG AGTCGTCAGGACTGTCGTTCCAGCTCGCCTCTCTGGATGAAGTCGGGGTTTTAAACTTCTGG GTGGTGCTGGAGCTCCCTAAAGCCAACGAGGCCGGCTCTCCAACAGATCTAG gTCTGAGGCCAGGCGGTAAAGTGAAGTTACTCCACAGCTCCGTCCTGCTCACCACTGAGAG GGTGTCGCCACGAGATGCAGCGAAAACAGCAACGCTACAAACTCTTAATTTTAAATTCCTCCCAACAGACTCCAACCATTTCTTTATCGGCACCAACATG GGTCTGGTTAACCATGAAACCAGTCACGGTCTGAAGGCTTCTCCGAGGTTTTACAGGTTTCAGGAGGCCGGAGTGCGACCTGTTGACGTCACCTCGATCCACTTCTCTCCCTTCAGGAAACACTTGTTCTTG GTGGGTTGTGGGGACGGCAGCATCCGGCTTCATGCGGTGAATCAGGAGCAGCCTGTGTCAGAGTGGAGGAACAGTACCGCTGGAGAACCGGTGGTTTCACTGCAGTGGAACCAAACCAGACCCTCAGTGTTCTGCGTTCTGGACGGAGCGTCTAACCTCCACATCTGGGACCTGCTGAGAAATGACACCCAGCCCATGGTGACGGAGAGGCTGGACTCTGACAG TGTGACGGCCATGACTGTGTTCGGAGACTCAGGACAACAAAACACATACTCAGGAGTAGCTGTGGCTCACAAGTCAGGAAAGATAGAGATGCAGTATTTCACGAGAACTTTGACTGTGTCCGGtactgaagaggaggagaagctggacAGTTTGGTCACTGAAGCCTTTTGA